In the genome of Flavobacterium panacagri, one region contains:
- a CDS encoding DUF433 domain-containing protein, which produces MNNNWQNLISIDSDIRFGKPIITGTRICVSDILSWLSTGMSFEQIIEDFPELNKEHILAALIFSA; this is translated from the coding sequence ATGAATAATAATTGGCAAAATTTAATTTCGATAGATTCTGATATCAGATTTGGTAAGCCTATCATAACAGGAACGAGAATTTGTGTTTCAGATATTCTTTCGTGGCTTTCTACAGGAATGTCTTTTGAACAAATTATTGAAGATTTTCCGGAATTAAACAAAGAACATATTCTTGCCGCTCTAATTTTTTCTGCATAA
- the bglX gene encoding beta-glucosidase BglX: protein MKNKKIIFIGVFSLFTIGNMNAQKKPYLDKNKTVEQRIDLLLPLMTLEEKVGQMNQYNGFWDVTGPAPKGGSAELKYEHLRKGLVGSMLTVRGVKEVRSVQKIAVEETRLGIPLIIGFDVIHGYKTLSPIPLAEAASWDLEAIKKSAAIAADEASASGINWTFGPNVDVANDARWGRVMEGAGEDPYLGSKVGYARVKGFQGETVADLAKVNTIAACAKHFAAYGYVEAGLEYNIVDISNSKLYNSVLPPFKATVDAGVRTFMNSFNTLNGVPATGNAFLQRDILKGKWKFDGFVISDYASIREMIAHGYAKDEADATAKAVIAGSDMDMESYLYVAKLVDLVKSGKVKEALVDDAVRRILRVKFELGLFDDPYRYCDEKREKEVVGSKANNDGVLDMAKKSIVLLKNEKNLLPLKKSGQKIALIGALANDKNSPLGSWRIAASDDTAVSVLEGMQQYKDNQLTFEKGVDLLKQKATFLTETVFNTTDKSGFEAAKSAAKNADVVVMVLGEYGFQSGEGRSRTDLNLPGLQQELLEEIYKVNPNVVLVLNNGRPLSIPWAAENVPAIVEAWHLGTQAGNAVAQVLYGDYNPSGKLPMSFPRNVGQVPIYYNKYSTGRPIDSDKNVFWSHYMDVEKTPQFPFGFGLSYTKFDYKNLKVNKTAFAKGEKVEVSIEVTNSGNFDGKEVVQLYIHDEFASIIRPIKELKGFELVNLKKGETKKVNFTLTDKELGFYDNEGNYLVEPGTFKIMVGGSSDKGLQSGFEIKE from the coding sequence ATGAAAAATAAAAAAATAATATTTATTGGGGTCTTTTCCCTTTTTACGATTGGAAATATGAATGCACAAAAAAAGCCGTATCTGGATAAGAATAAAACTGTTGAGCAGCGTATCGATTTGCTTTTGCCGTTAATGACACTTGAGGAAAAGGTAGGACAGATGAATCAATATAATGGTTTTTGGGATGTTACGGGACCAGCACCAAAAGGTGGATCAGCCGAATTAAAATACGAACATTTAAGAAAAGGATTAGTCGGATCAATGCTGACAGTGCGAGGCGTGAAAGAAGTTCGTTCCGTACAGAAAATTGCGGTAGAAGAAACCCGTTTAGGAATTCCGCTTATTATTGGTTTTGACGTAATACATGGTTATAAAACGTTAAGCCCGATTCCGCTGGCTGAAGCGGCGAGCTGGGATTTGGAAGCGATTAAAAAATCGGCGGCGATTGCGGCTGATGAAGCTTCGGCGTCTGGGATTAACTGGACTTTTGGACCAAATGTCGATGTGGCAAATGATGCACGTTGGGGACGTGTGATGGAAGGTGCGGGTGAAGATCCGTATTTAGGAAGTAAAGTGGGTTATGCACGTGTGAAAGGTTTTCAAGGAGAAACTGTTGCAGATTTGGCTAAAGTAAATACGATTGCGGCTTGTGCGAAACACTTTGCGGCTTACGGTTATGTTGAAGCGGGATTGGAATATAATATTGTGGATATCAGTAATTCTAAATTGTACAATTCGGTTTTGCCTCCTTTTAAAGCGACTGTTGATGCTGGAGTTCGTACGTTTATGAATTCATTTAATACTTTGAATGGTGTTCCTGCGACTGGAAATGCCTTTTTACAAAGAGATATTTTAAAAGGAAAATGGAAGTTTGACGGATTTGTAATTTCTGATTACGCTTCGATTCGTGAAATGATTGCGCACGGTTATGCAAAAGACGAAGCTGATGCAACGGCTAAAGCGGTAATCGCTGGTTCTGATATGGATATGGAATCGTATTTATATGTAGCAAAGCTTGTTGATTTAGTAAAATCGGGAAAAGTAAAAGAAGCTTTGGTTGATGATGCTGTCCGAAGAATTTTGCGCGTGAAATTTGAATTGGGATTATTTGATGATCCTTACAGATATTGTGATGAAAAACGCGAGAAAGAAGTGGTTGGAAGTAAAGCTAATAACGATGGCGTTTTGGATATGGCGAAGAAATCGATCGTTTTATTGAAGAACGAAAAGAATTTGCTTCCGCTAAAGAAATCTGGACAGAAAATCGCTTTGATTGGCGCTTTAGCAAATGATAAAAACAGCCCGCTGGGAAGCTGGAGAATTGCAGCGTCTGATGATACTGCGGTTTCGGTTTTAGAAGGAATGCAGCAATACAAAGACAATCAACTTACTTTTGAAAAAGGAGTTGATTTATTGAAACAAAAAGCAACTTTCTTAACTGAAACAGTTTTTAATACAACAGATAAAAGCGGCTTTGAAGCTGCAAAATCAGCAGCAAAAAATGCTGATGTTGTCGTAATGGTTTTAGGAGAATACGGTTTCCAAAGTGGTGAGGGAAGGAGTAGAACGGATTTGAATTTACCAGGTTTACAACAAGAATTATTAGAGGAAATTTATAAGGTAAATCCAAATGTAGTTTTGGTTTTAAATAACGGTCGTCCGTTGAGTATTCCTTGGGCAGCAGAAAATGTTCCAGCAATTGTAGAAGCTTGGCATTTGGGAACTCAGGCAGGAAATGCGGTTGCGCAGGTTTTATACGGAGATTACAATCCGAGCGGGAAACTGCCAATGTCGTTTCCTAGAAATGTAGGTCAGGTGCCAATTTATTATAACAAATACAGTACAGGAAGACCAATTGACAGCGATAAAAATGTGTTCTGGTCGCATTATATGGATGTAGAGAAAACGCCTCAGTTTCCGTTTGGTTTTGGATTGAGCTATACTAAATTCGATTATAAAAACCTAAAAGTTAATAAAACTGCTTTCGCTAAAGGAGAAAAAGTTGAGGTTAGTATTGAGGTAACTAATTCTGGAAATTTTGATGGAAAAGAAGTGGTGCAATTGTATATTCATGATGAGTTTGCAAGCATCATTCGTCCAATTAAGGAATTAAAAGGTTTTGAATTGGTTAACTTGAAAAAAGGAGAAACGAAAAAAGTAAACTTTACTTTAACGGATAAAGAATTAGGTTTTTATGATAACGAAGGAAATTATTTAGTAGAGCCGGGAACTTTCAAAATCATGGTTGGAGGAAGTTCTGATAAAGGTTTGCAAAGTGGTTTTGAGATAAAAGAATAG